The Malus domestica chromosome 06, GDT2T_hap1 genome has a segment encoding these proteins:
- the LOC103436891 gene encoding uncharacterized protein has product MACLVLPISMLKKRCMGTRLQGYRPLTKDRYGNSENPVIVVVGKEKKEFLVDPFVLEENPFRVLMETMNKDKKVENFDDRTGKGSRMIFVDVDSILFEHMLWLMYNDCSSLFELNLKEIIDFYAQDY; this is encoded by the coding sequence ATGGCTTGCTTGGTCTTGCCAATCTCAATGCTGAAAAAGAGGTGCATGGGGACACGGCTACAAGGCTACCGGCCTTTAACCAAAGATAGGTATGGCAATTCAGAGAATCCGGTGATCGTGGTGgtggggaaggagaagaaggagttCTTGGTAGACCCATTTGTGCTAGAAGAGAACCCTTTTCGGGTTTTGATGGAGACGATGAACAAGGACAAGAAGGTGGAGAATTTTGATGATCGGACTGGTAAGGGAAGTAGGATGATTTTTGTGGATGTTGATTCTATTCTGTTCGAGCACATGTTGTGGTTGATGTATAATGATTGTTCTTCTTTGTTTGAGCTCAATCTTAAGGAAATTATAGACTTCTATGCTCAAGATTATTAG
- the LOC103436890 gene encoding AT-hook motif nuclear-localized protein 8-like, protein MDSRDVPQQQPPQPPQQPNMMVGLPSYPTSMPTAGINPNSGSMMGGPNPGRFPFNAVAQQQQQPTSKPQMDSLSPSPYDGTLRPCGSGGGFNIDSSSASAAKKKRGRPRKYSPDGNIALGLTSTQIPSLASAAAGTHGESSGTMSSDPPAKKNRGRPPGSGKKQLDALGACGVGFTPHVIMVQAGEDIAAKVMAFSQQGPRTVCILSANGAICNVTLRQPAMSGGTVTYEGRYEIISLSGSYLFSENNGNRSRSGGLSVSLAGSDGQVLGGGVAGMLMAASPVQVIVGSFIADGKKSNSNLVKSGTSSPPASQMLNFGAPMTAASPSSQGGGSSESSDENGSSPLNNSNRGPVLYSNANQPIHNMQMYQLWGQAQQ, encoded by the exons ATGGATTCGCGGGATGTTCCGCAGCAACAGCCGCCACAGCCGCCTCAGCAGCCGAACATGATGGTCGGCCTGCCTTCCTATCCCACGTCCATGCCCACCGCCGGCATAAACCCTAATTCGGGCTCCATGATGGGCGGCCCTAACCCGGGACGGTTCCCTTTTAACGCGGTGgcccagcagcagcagcagcccaCGTCGAAACCTCAGATGGATTCTTTGAGCCCCAGCCCCTACGATGGAACGTTAAGGCCCTGCGGCAGCGGCGGAGGGTTCAACATCGATTCTTCTTCGGCTTCAGCTGCCAAGAAGAAGAGAGGGCGGCCCAGGAAGTACTCGCCTGACGGCAACATTGCCTTGGGATTGACGTCCACGCAGATTCCTTCTTTGGCTTCGGCCGCGGCTGGGACCCATGGAGAGTCTAGTGGCACGATGTCTTCGGATCCTCCAGCCAAGAAGAATCGGGGGAGGCCCCCAGGTTCGGGCAAGAAGCAGTTGGACGCATTGG GAGCTTGCGGAGTTGGATTCACACCTCATGTTATTATGGTGCAAGCTGGCGAG GATATAGCAGCAAAGGTTATGGCCTTTTCACAGCAGGGACCACGCACAGTTTGTATTCTCTCTGCAAATGGTGCCATCTGCAATGTTACCCTTCGCCAGCCAGCAATGTCTGGTGGTACTGTCACATATGAG GGTCGATATGAGATTATTTCTCTGTCAGGTTCCTACTTGTTTTCTGAAAATAATGGGAATCGCAGCAGAAGTGGTGGTTTGAGTGTATCCTTAGCAGGGTCTGATGGTCAAGTTTTGGGAGGTGGAGTTGCTGGCATGCTTATGGCAGCATCACCAGTACAG GTGATTGTGGGTAGTTTCATTGCTGACGGAAAAAAATCCAACTCCAACTTAGTAAAATCGGGAACTTCCTCTCCCCCAGCATCACAGATGCTGAACTTTGGTGCGCCAATGACAGCAGCGAGCCCGTCCTCTCAAGGAGGAGGGTCAAGCGAGTCATCTGACGAGAATGGAAGCAGTCCTCTCAACAACAGCAACAGGGGACCTGTGCTCTACAGTAATGCTAATCAACCCATTCATAATATGCAGATGTATCAGTTATGGGGTCAAGCTCAACAGTGA